One genomic segment of Physeter macrocephalus isolate SW-GA unplaced genomic scaffold, ASM283717v5 random_1445, whole genome shotgun sequence includes these proteins:
- the LOC102990627 gene encoding diphthamide biosynthesis protein 3-like: MAEVTRPLLAPVTMAAFHEVEIKDFQYDEDSETYFYPCPCGDYFCITKEDMEHGEDVATRPGCSLIIKVVYDKDQFTCGGTVPAPSPNKELVKCWT; encoded by the coding sequence ATGGCGGAGGTGACAAGACCTCTCCTGGCCCCAGTGACGATGGCAGCGTTTCATGAGGTGGAGATCAAGGACTTCCAATATGACGAGGACTCGGAGACGTACTTCTACCCCTGCCCGTGTGGGGATTACTTCTGCATCACCAAGGAAGATATGGAGCATGGGGAAGATGTGGCAACGCGCCCTGGCTGCTCTCTCATTATAAAAGTGGTTTATGACAAAGATCAGTTTACATGTGGAGGGACGGTCCCGGCCCCTTCCCCCAACAAAGAACTAGTTAAATGCTGGACTTAG